Proteins from one Victivallis lenta genomic window:
- a CDS encoding helix-turn-helix domain-containing protein — MKQRLVTICEVQAGTISATEAAERLGVSRKTFYEYMDAFVKAAAEALTPGDPGRPKLSDETRKIRQLEAEKKRLENELYETKAISELQGRIIAIRDSQLAEREKKRNG, encoded by the coding sequence ATGAAGCAAAGACTTGTGACGATTTGCGAAGTTCAGGCAGGAACCATTTCCGCTACCGAAGCGGCGGAACGTCTCGGCGTCTCCCGCAAAACGTTCTACGAGTATATGGATGCGTTTGTGAAAGCCGCGGCCGAGGCTCTGACTCCCGGTGACCCCGGTCGCCCGAAACTCTCCGACGAGACGCGGAAAATCCGGCAGCTGGAAGCGGAAAAGAAGCGTCTGGAGAACGAGTTATATGAGACAAAAGCCATCTCCGAACTCCAAGGCCGTATCATCGCCATCCGGGATTCCCAGCTGGCGGAACGCGAAAAAAAAAGAAACGGATGA